Sequence from the Puniceicoccus vermicola genome:
GAATTCCGGGCTCCGCCTAGAGCAGGAGCATATCGATTTTGAATATATAAAGGTAGTATTTCGTTCCTGCTTTAACTTAATTGGTATGACCCAAGGACATCGGTAACACTCTATAGTGGCATTCATGCCATGGAGAGAGACCGAATCGATGACCGAAAAAGAACGTTTTGTAACCCTTGCGGGGACCGGCCGTTTCACGATCACGGATCTGTGTCGTGATTTTGGAATCAGCCGGAAGACCGGGCATAAATACCTGGAACGGCACAGTCGCGAAGGACGGGCCGGGTTGAAGGACAGGAGCCGCTGTCCCGGGAGCAGTCCTTCTGTAACCGAGGAGGAAGTGGAGCGTTTAATTCTTTCTGCGATCCGCTGACGGTGTGCGACCGCTACAGCCGTTATGTGATCGGCTGCAAGTGTCAGCCCAATCAGCAGTTCAAGGGGACTTTGAGAAGCTGCAAAAAGCTGATGCGCTATCACGGGCTGCCGGAGGTCATCCGGGTGGACAACGGTTCTCCGTTTGCTTCCGGG
This genomic interval carries:
- a CDS encoding leucine zipper domain-containing protein — translated: MTEKERFVTLAGTGRFTITDLCRDFGISRKTGHKYLERHSREGRAGLKDRSRCPGSSPSVTEEEVERLILSAIR